The following are from one region of the Amblyraja radiata isolate CabotCenter1 chromosome 46, sAmbRad1.1.pri, whole genome shotgun sequence genome:
- the krt18 gene encoding keratin, type I cytoskeletal 18, producing MNTSRYSSMSSYGGPTYSQSVRRSMPLQSSASSVSGFGSRLAVSRVSSSLHRSGSFGSGGSGSGSGMGGIGMGGIGMGGIGAGSNQKETMHDLNDRLASYLDKVRNLESANAQLELQIQEHLDARAPSSRDLSVYDKPLNDLRKEVFDMTVDNARLILQIDNARLAADDFRVKWESELTIRQSVENDINGLRKVIDDTNIGRLNLETEIESMKEEMIYIRKNHDEEVKAIRSQISDSTVHVEVDSPRGPDMTKIIAEIRGQYEKVAQKNKEDADNWFKTQMDSYTVEVLQNNDDLDGAKGQLGDLRRQYQSLDVELHSLLSVKNSLEGTLCDTEQRYEMELQKINALITALESDLMQVHLEMQAHANDYEQLLNIKMKLEAEIATYRRLLDGEDIGGLVESTKGVSSHTIKKTMTTTQKLVDGKVVAENELVVIK from the exons ATGAACACATCAAGATATTCCTCCATGTCGTCCTACGGCGGCCCGACCTACAGCCAGTCTGTGCGGAGATCCATGCCTCTGCAGTCCAGCGCTAGCAGTGTtagcggcttcggcagccgcttaGCGGTCAGCCgagtctccagctccctccaccGCTCCGGCTCCTtcggcagcggcggcagcggcagcggcagcggcatggGTGGCATCGGCATGGGTGGCATCGGCATGGGTGGCATCGGGGCCGGCTCCAACCAGAAGGAGACCATGCATGATCTGAACGACCGGCTGGCCAGCTACCTCGACAAAGTGCGCAACCTGGAAAGCGCAAACGCCCAGCTGGAACTGCAAATCCAGGAGCACTTGGACGCCCGGGCGCCCAGCAGCCGCGATCTTAGCGTCTACGATAAACCCTTGAACGATCTTCGTAAAgag GTCTTTGATATGACTGTGGACAACGCCCGCCTGATCCTGCAGATTGATAATGCCCGGCTAGCGGCTGATGACTTCAGAGTGAA GTGGGAGTCAGAGCTGACCATCAGGCAGTCTGTGGAGAACGACATCAATGGTTTGCGCAAAGTCATCGACGATACCAACATTGGCCGCCTGAACCTGGAGACCGAGATCGAATCGATGAAAGAGGAGATGATCTACATCAGGAAGAACCATGACGAG GAGGTCAAAGCCATCCGCTCTCAGATCAGCGACTCGACCGTGCATGTGGAGGTGGATtcccctcgcggcccggatatgACCAAGATCATTGCCGAGATCCGGGGTCAGTACGAGAAGGTGGCTCAGAAGAACAAGGAAGATGCCGACAACTGGTTCAAGACCCAG ATGGATTCCTACACGGTGGAGGTGCTGCAAAACAACGACGATCTCGACGGTGCCAAGGGCCAACTGGGTGACCTGCGTCGCCAGTACCAGAGTCTGGATGTTGAACTGCACAGTCTTCTGAGTGTG AAAAACTCGCTGGAGGGCACCCTGTGCGACACAGAGCAGAGGTATGAGATGGAGCTGCAGAAAATAAATGCGTTGATCACTGCACTGGAGTCTGACCTGATGCAGGTGCACCTTGAGATGCAGGCCCACGCGAATGACTACGAGCAACTCTTGAACATAAAGATGAAGCTGGAGGCAGAAATTGCAACATACAGACGTCTGCTGGATGGCGAAGACATTGG TGGACTCGTTGAATCCACAAAAG GCGTTTCATCGCATACCATCAAGAAGACCATGACCACCACCCAGAAGCTGGTGGACGGCAAGGTGGTGGCCGAGAATGAGCTGGTCGTCATCAAGTGA